The following proteins are co-located in the Lepus europaeus isolate LE1 chromosome 15, mLepTim1.pri, whole genome shotgun sequence genome:
- the GDNF gene encoding glial cell line-derived neurotrophic factor isoform X2 has product MKLWDVVAVCLVLLHTASAFPLPAANMPEHYPDQFDDVMDFIQATIKRLKRSPDKQMAVLPRRERNRQAAAANPENSRGKGRRGQRGKNRGCVLTAIHLNVTDLGLGYETKEELIFRYCSGSCDAAETMYDKILKNLSKSRRLVSDKAGQACCRPIAFDDDLSFLDDNLVYHILRKHSAKRCGCI; this is encoded by the exons ATGAAGTTATGGGATGTCGTGGCTGTCTGCCTGGTGCTGCTCCACACCGCGTCCGCCTTCCCGCTGCCCGCCG CAAATATGCCAGAGCATTATCCTGATCAGTTTGACGATGTCATGGATTTTATTCAAGCCACCATTAAAAGACTGAAAAGGTCACCTGACAAACAGATGGCAGTGCTTCCTAGAAGAGAGCGGAATCGGCAGGCTGCAGCTGCCAACCCAGAAAATTCCAGAGGAAAAGGCCGGAGAGGCCAGAGGGGCAAAAATCGGGGGTGTGTCCTAACTGCGATACACCTAAATGTCACTGACTTGGGTTTGGGTTATGAAACCAAGGAGGAACTGATATTTAGGTACTGCAGCGGCTCTTGCGATGCAGCTGAGACAATGTAtgacaaaatattgaaaaacttGTCCAAGAGCAGAAGGCTGGTGAGTGACAAGGCGGGACAGGCATGCTGCAGACCCATCGCCTTCGATGACGACCTGTCATTTCTAGACGATAACCTGGTTTACCATATTCTAAGAAAGCATTCCGCTAAAAGGTGTGGCTGTATCTGA
- the GDNF gene encoding glial cell line-derived neurotrophic factor isoform X1, whose amino-acid sequence MPEHYPDQFDDVMDFIQATIKRLKRSPDKQMAVLPRRERNRQAAAANPENSRGKGRRGQRGKNRGCVLTAIHLNVTDLGLGYETKEELIFRYCSGSCDAAETMYDKILKNLSKSRRLVSDKAGQACCRPIAFDDDLSFLDDNLVYHILRKHSAKRCGCI is encoded by the coding sequence ATGCCAGAGCATTATCCTGATCAGTTTGACGATGTCATGGATTTTATTCAAGCCACCATTAAAAGACTGAAAAGGTCACCTGACAAACAGATGGCAGTGCTTCCTAGAAGAGAGCGGAATCGGCAGGCTGCAGCTGCCAACCCAGAAAATTCCAGAGGAAAAGGCCGGAGAGGCCAGAGGGGCAAAAATCGGGGGTGTGTCCTAACTGCGATACACCTAAATGTCACTGACTTGGGTTTGGGTTATGAAACCAAGGAGGAACTGATATTTAGGTACTGCAGCGGCTCTTGCGATGCAGCTGAGACAATGTAtgacaaaatattgaaaaacttGTCCAAGAGCAGAAGGCTGGTGAGTGACAAGGCGGGACAGGCATGCTGCAGACCCATCGCCTTCGATGACGACCTGTCATTTCTAGACGATAACCTGGTTTACCATATTCTAAGAAAGCATTCCGCTAAAAGGTGTGGCTGTATCTGA